Genomic DNA from Candidatus Eisenbacteria bacterium:
ATCCACGATTCCGGGAGCGTCGTCGAATCCGTATCGCACCCAGGGGCCTTCCTCCGCGAGCTTGCGGAATCCGAGGTTCTCCTGGAGGAAGGCCGCGGTGGTCGGCGGATCCCGTTCCCAGAGCCGCGCGCCGTGAAGACCACGAACCTGGCGCTCGGGAGGCACGGGGCTCCCGGACCAGGGAGCGAAGGGCCGGCGTGTTTCCCTGGCCTCGACGAGGGTGAGCGACAGGCCGTGCGGGTCGGTCACCGGCAGCGTGGGCTCTCCGAACCGGGACTCCACGCCTCCCGGGATGAACCCATATCCGGCCAGCCGGTCGCCCCAGAAGCCGAGGCTTCCCCCGGGCACTTCGAGCGAGACCTCGACGGCGAGACCATGCCCGTGGCGTGGAGGGGCCATCTCGGACCAGGGAAAGAACGTCAGGTCGGTCCCTGGGTGGCCCTCGGCGTCGGCGTAGAAGAGGTGGTAGGTGCCCGGGTCGTCCTGGTTGACGGACTTCTTGACCAGACGCATGCCCAGGATTCCCGCGTAGAAATCGAGGTTCTCCTGGGCCGGTCCCGCAATGGCGGTGATGTGGTGCAGGCCGTGGACCCCACGAGACGGCGCGCTCATTCCATGATCCTAACCCGATCCGCTTCGAGAGGGCGAGCGGAGCCGAGTAGTCGCAGCCGTAATCTATCTCTTACCAATGGAATGAGGGCCGATCTTCATGTTCCCGCCGAGGAAGGGAGGCGGGTTCCTACCTGGGAGGTCGGTTGCAGCCCCTTCCCCGTGCAGGTACTGGAACCGCACCCTTCGGGGTCGCCGCGAGGGGTGACTTTATAACAATTCCTCTACCTCGAATTTCTCCGTGCGCCTACGCTTATAGCTCTCGATTCGCAGCGCGCTCGAAGCCCCGGACACTCTTTGCGAGGAACATCCGCAATGCCAACCACGACCAGCAGTCGGATTCCGGAGATCGTTCGCCATCACGAGGAGCAGCTGCTCTCCGAGTGGGTGCAGCGCCAGCTCGCGGCGTTGACCGCGCGCCGCGACCTCATCCAGGATGACGAGCTTCGCGAACAGTCGCGCAGGTTTCTGATCCATCTGAGGGACGGCCTGCAGCGCGGCGGGCTCGCGCAGGAAGTGGGCGGGGCGGCGTGGGCCGAAATGAGGGACCTCCTCTCGGCCTATTCCCTATCGCGAGCCCGGATGGGCTTCAGTCCGAGCGAGACCGCGACCTTCGTGTTCTCGTTCAAGCAACCTCTGTACGACCGGCTCCGCGACGAGGTCGGGGACGATCCCAGCGCCCTTCAGAACGAGCTGTGGGCCGCCACCGTGCTGCTGGACCGGCTGGGGCTCCACACGGTCGAGCTCTACCAGCGGAACCGCGAAGAGGTCATCCGGCGGCAGCAGGACGAGCTGTCGGAGCTCTCCACGCCGGTCGTTCAGCTCTGGGATGGGATTCTGGCGCTCCCGGTCATTGGGACCCTCGACAGCTCGAGAACGCAGACCGTGATGGAAAACCTGCTCGAGAAGATCGTCCAGACGGGAGCGACCCACGCCATCCTCGACATCACCGGGGTGCCGACCGTGGACACGCTCGTCGCGCAGCATCTATTGAAGACGGTCGCCGCGGCACGCCTCATGGGGGCCGAGTGCATCATCAGCGGAATCCGCCCGCAGATCGCCCAGACGATCGTTCACCTGGGCGTGGACCTGGGCGACGTGACCACGAAGTCGACCCTGGCCGACGCGTTCGCGGTGGCACTGCACAAGAGCGGCATGGCGGTGACGCGCAACGGGCATCGCGCCCTTCCGGCGATTTCGTCGGGGCCGTCCTCGTCCACTCCAACCTCTTCGTCTTCCTGACGGGTCCCCGTGGAACGGATCCCGATCCTGCGCATGGGCGATTGTCTCCTGGTCACGATCCAGGTGGACATGCACGACCGGCTCGCGATCACGCTGCAGGACGACATCATGGAGAAGATCTCGGAGAGCCGGGCGAAGGGTCTGATCGTGGACATCTCGGCGCTCGAGATCGTGGACTCGTTCATTGGACGGGTGCTCGGCGACATCGCGGGCATGGCGCGGATTCTCGACACCCGCACCGTCGTCGTCGGCATGCGTCCCGCCGTGGCGATCACGCTGGTCGAGCTGGGGCTCTCGCTCCCCGGGGTGATCACGGCGCTGAACGTGGAACGGGGTTTGGATCTGATTCGGAACACGAAGAACGGTACGTCAGGACTCGATGGCCGTTCTGAGGGATGAGACGCGGGAGGTTGCATCCTCGCAGGACGTCGTCGCCGTGCGGCAGCTCGCGCGCGAGTGGGCCGTCTCGCTGGGGTTCAGCCTCATCGACCAGACGAAGATCGTGACCGCCGCCAGCGAGCTGGCGCGCAACATCGTCCTCTATGGAGGGCGCGGAGCGGTGCGGATCGAGGCCCTGAACGACGGCGCACGGAGAGGTCTCCGTCTGACCTTCCAGGACCAGGGCCCCGGGATCCCGAACCTGGAGGAGGCCATGAGGGACGGTTTCTCCACCGGGTCCGGGCTCGGGCTCGGACTCGGAGGCGCGAAGCGTCTCTCGAGCGAGTTCGACATCCAGTCTCGGGTGGGCGAAGGCACGAAGGTGACCATCACACGATGGAAGTGATGCAGTTGTTGCGCGTGGGAGAGCGGAGCCAGGCGGGTGATGCCCGCCGCGCGGCGCTCCAGCTGGCACGCCAGGTCGGACTCGGCGAGTCGGACACGGGGCGCGTCGGACTGGTGGTCACGGAGGCGGCGACCAATCTCGTGAAGTACGCCCGGGACGGCGAGATCGTCATGAGCGCCGAGCGAAACGGCGACGGCGCATCCCTTCGCGTCCTGGCCATGGATCAGGGCCCGGGGATCGGATCCCTGGAGACGAGCTTCCGGGACGGCGTCTCCAGCACCGGAACGCTCGGCGGAGGGCTCGGCGCCATCCGGCGGTCCGCCTCGGAATTCGACATCTACACGGGATCGGCCGGTACCGTGATCTACGCGCTCGTCTCGAGCGAGCCGGCGCGGCCGAAGGCCGTTCTCGCCGGCGCCGTCTGCGCCCCTCGCCCCGGCGAGACCGCGTGCGGGGACGCGTTCGCCATCGAGAACGGCGCCTCGGTCACGACCGTGCTCGTCGTGGACGGCCTGGGCCACGGTCCAGGAGCGGAGGAGGCGGCCCAGACCGCCGTCGCCTGCTTCCGGGCTCACCCCGGAGATTCTCCCACCGAGGGAATGACGCGACTGCACGGCGTGCTCCGTGCCACGCGCGGCGCGGCCGCGGCCATCGCCCGGATCGATCGAGGGCGTCGCGTCGTGCGCTTCGCCGGGATCGGGAACATCTCCGGCGTCGTCCTCGGCGAGACGTCCCGCCACATGATCTCGGACCACGGGATCGTGGGCCACTCGGCACGGCAGCCGCACGAGCTCGAATACCCGCTCCCCCCGCACGCATCGGTGGTGCTCCACACGGATGGGATCGGCTCCCGGTGGAAGCTCGAGTCCTATCCGGGGATCCTCCGCAAGCACCCGATGGTCTCCGCGGGGCTCCTCTTCCGCGACCACCGGCGCGGGAACGATGACGCGACGATCGTCTTTCTCCGGGAGGCCGCATGAATCCCTGTCTCTTCGCGCTCGCGATCCGCTCCGAGCGGGACATCGTGCTCGCGCGCCAGCGATCGAAGCAGATCGCCGGCATCCTCGGCTTCGACGGCCAGGACCAGACCCGCATCGCGACCGCGGTCTCGGAGATCGCGCGCAACGCGTACCAGTACGCGGGACAGGGCATGGTCGAGTTCCGCGTCGAGGGTTCCACCTCCCCCCAGGTTCTCGTCATTCGCGTCGCGGATCCCGGACCCGGGATCCCGAATCTCGACGAGATCCTCGAGGGCCGCTATCGCTCCAGGACCGGGATGGGCGTCGGCATCGTCGGCGCGAGCCGTCTCGTGGACAAGCTCGACGTGACGCCCGGAGAGCGGATGGGAACGGTGGTGACGCTCACGAAGCTCCTTCCCGCGCGAGCCTCCTTCTGGAGCACGAGGAGCCTGCTCCGCCTCACGGGCGACCTGCTGCACCAGAAGCCGCTCGACCCCGTCGAGGAGGTGCAGCGGCAGAACCAGGAGCTCCTTCTCGCACTGGACGAGCTCACGAGGCGACGGGACGAGCTGACGATCCTGAACCGGGAGCTCGAGGACACCAACCGAGGGGTCGTCGCACTCTACGCGGAGCTGGACGAGAAGGCCGATCACCTCCGCCGGGCCGACGAGCTCAAGTCCCGGTTCCTCTCGAACATGACCCACGAGTTCCGGACACCCGTCAACTCGATCCAGGCGCTGGCGAGGCTCCTCCTCGATCGCGCGGACGGCAACCTCACGCCCGAGCAGGAACGCCAGGTCTCCTTCATCCAGCGCGCCGCGGACGATCTCTCGGAGCTGGTGAACGATCTCCTGGACCTCGCGAAGGTGGAGGCTGGGAAGTCCACCGTCCGGCCCGCGATGTTCGATGTCGGAAACCTGTTCGGAGCGCTCCGCGGGATGCTCCGTCCCCTGCTCGTGAACGAGTCCGTCGCGCTCGTGTTCGAGGATCCGGCGGACCTTCCGCCCATGTTCACGGATGAGGGAAAGGTTTCCCAGATCCTGCGCAACTTCATCTCGAACGCGCTCAAGTTCACCGAGCGCGGCGAGGTGTGCGTGTCCGCCCGGCGCTCCCCGGACGGAGAGTCCATCCGGTTCGCCGTGCGCGATACCGGCATCGGGATCGCGCCCGAGGACCAGGAGCGCATCTTCCAGGAATTCACCCAGGTGGACAACCGGTTGCAGCGAAAGGTCCGCGGCACCGGCCTCGGGCTCCCGCTCTGCCGCCGGCTCGCCGGCCTCCTCGGGGGGACCGTCGGGATCGAAAGCGTGCTGGGCGCCGGCTCCACGTTCACGGCGGACATTCCCCTCCGCTACCAGGCCGCCCATGGCGCCGCCGAGTCCTGGGATGTCGACCCGGGCCGGGTGCCCGTCCTGGTGGTCGAGGACAGCGACGAGACGGTGATGATCTACGAGCGCTACCTCGCGACCAGCGGGTTCCAGCTCTTCCATGCGAGGACCGTGCGTGAGGCGTGGGCCGTCCTCCAAGCGGTGACCCCTCGCGCGGTCGTTCTCGACGTGCTCCTCCAGGGGGAGGACTCCTGGGGCTTCCTGACCGAGCTGAGGCGCCGGCACAAGACCGAGGACCTCCCCGTCATGGTCATGAGCTCGGTCGACGACACCCGAAAAGGGCTCGCGCTGGGGGCGGACCTCTACTTCGTCAAGCCGATCGACCGGCAGCGGCTCATCCAGGCGCTGACGAGGCTCACGTCGCCCGGCTCCATGCGTCGCGTGATGATCGTGGACGACGAGGAGATCAGCAGGTACGTGCTCCGGCAGCATCTCGCGGTTCCCACGCTCGAAGTGCTGGAAGTGTCGAGCGGCGACGAAGCCATCCGCGAGGCGGCCCGTCAGCGCCCACACGTGATCTGCCTGGACCTCATGATGCCGCAGCCCGACGGCGTGGAAGTCCTTCGCCGGCTCAAGCACGCGCAGGAAACTCGCGACATCCCCGTCGTCGTCGTGACTTCGAAAGCGCTCGCCCCCGGCGAGCGGCGCGACCTCTCCGAGCTCGCGTGCGCCGTGGTGAGCAAGGAGTCCATCTCGCGCGAGGGTGTCCTCGCGGTGGTCGAGGACGCGCTGAAGCTCGGCACGTCCGCGGCGTAGGAGGCGGGCCGTGACCCACGAAAGCCGCGAGCTGATCCTCGTCGTCGACGACAACGAGCTCGGGCTCTATCACAAGAGCCGCACGCTCCGGAACGCGGGCTACACCATTCTCGAGGCCCGCTCCGGAGGGGACGCGTTGCGGCTCATCCGGGAGCAGAAGCCCCGGCTCGTCCTTCTCGACGTGAAGCTCCCGGACCTGAGCGGATGGGAGGTTTGCCGGCGCATCAAGAGCGATCCGGAGACCGCCTCCGTGCTCGTGCTGCAGTGCTCCGCCACGTTCGTGGCGGAGGAGGACACGGTGCGCTCGCTCGA
This window encodes:
- a CDS encoding VOC family protein, which codes for MSAPSRGVHGLHHITAIAGPAQENLDFYAGILGMRLVKKSVNQDDPGTYHLFYADAEGHPGTDLTFFPWSEMAPPRHGHGLAVEVSLEVPGGSLGFWGDRLAGYGFIPGGVESRFGEPTLPVTDPHGLSLTLVEARETRRPFAPWSGSPVPPERQVRGLHGARLWERDPPTTAAFLQENLGFRKLAEEGPWVRYGFDDAPGIVDVRESPEARRGAWGVGAVHHLAWSVSDEAHQLAVRERVERAGARPTPVIDRFWFRSVYFLEPGGVLFELATEGPG
- a CDS encoding STAS domain-containing protein; translation: MPTTTSSRIPEIVRHHEEQLLSEWVQRQLAALTARRDLIQDDELREQSRRFLIHLRDGLQRGGLAQEVGGAAWAEMRDLLSAYSLSRARMGFSPSETATFVFSFKQPLYDRLRDEVGDDPSALQNELWAATVLLDRLGLHTVELYQRNREEVIRRQQDELSELSTPVVQLWDGILALPVIGTLDSSRTQTVMENLLEKIVQTGATHAILDITGVPTVDTLVAQHLLKTVAAARLMGAECIISGIRPQIAQTIVHLGVDLGDVTTKSTLADAFAVALHKSGMAVTRNGHRALPAISSGPSSSTPTSSSS
- a CDS encoding STAS domain-containing protein; this encodes MERIPILRMGDCLLVTIQVDMHDRLAITLQDDIMEKISESRAKGLIVDISALEIVDSFIGRVLGDIAGMARILDTRTVVVGMRPAVAITLVELGLSLPGVITALNVERGLDLIRNTKNGTSGLDGRSEG
- a CDS encoding anti-sigma regulatory factor, whose translation is MAVLRDETREVASSQDVVAVRQLAREWAVSLGFSLIDQTKIVTAASELARNIVLYGGRGAVRIEALNDGARRGLRLTFQDQGPGIPNLEEAMRDGFSTGSGLGLGLGGAKRLSSEFDIQSRVGEGTKVTITRWK
- a CDS encoding ATP-binding protein: MQLLRVGERSQAGDARRAALQLARQVGLGESDTGRVGLVVTEAATNLVKYARDGEIVMSAERNGDGASLRVLAMDQGPGIGSLETSFRDGVSSTGTLGGGLGAIRRSASEFDIYTGSAGTVIYALVSSEPARPKAVLAGAVCAPRPGETACGDAFAIENGASVTTVLVVDGLGHGPGAEEAAQTAVACFRAHPGDSPTEGMTRLHGVLRATRGAAAAIARIDRGRRVVRFAGIGNISGVVLGETSRHMISDHGIVGHSARQPHELEYPLPPHASVVLHTDGIGSRWKLESYPGILRKHPMVSAGLLFRDHRRGNDDATIVFLREAA
- a CDS encoding ATP-binding protein, with the translated sequence MNPCLFALAIRSERDIVLARQRSKQIAGILGFDGQDQTRIATAVSEIARNAYQYAGQGMVEFRVEGSTSPQVLVIRVADPGPGIPNLDEILEGRYRSRTGMGVGIVGASRLVDKLDVTPGERMGTVVTLTKLLPARASFWSTRSLLRLTGDLLHQKPLDPVEEVQRQNQELLLALDELTRRRDELTILNRELEDTNRGVVALYAELDEKADHLRRADELKSRFLSNMTHEFRTPVNSIQALARLLLDRADGNLTPEQERQVSFIQRAADDLSELVNDLLDLAKVEAGKSTVRPAMFDVGNLFGALRGMLRPLLVNESVALVFEDPADLPPMFTDEGKVSQILRNFISNALKFTERGEVCVSARRSPDGESIRFAVRDTGIGIAPEDQERIFQEFTQVDNRLQRKVRGTGLGLPLCRRLAGLLGGTVGIESVLGAGSTFTADIPLRYQAAHGAAESWDVDPGRVPVLVVEDSDETVMIYERYLATSGFQLFHARTVREAWAVLQAVTPRAVVLDVLLQGEDSWGFLTELRRRHKTEDLPVMVMSSVDDTRKGLALGADLYFVKPIDRQRLIQALTRLTSPGSMRRVMIVDDEEISRYVLRQHLAVPTLEVLEVSSGDEAIREAARQRPHVICLDLMMPQPDGVEVLRRLKHAQETRDIPVVVVTSKALAPGERRDLSELACAVVSKESISREGVLAVVEDALKLGTSAA